GTAAGCGGGTTTCCGTTTCCGGTTGCAGAACGAAAATCAAGTTCCGTACCGCAGATTTCGAGCGCGGCGCGAAACAGGAAAAGCTAAGAGCTAGAAGCTAGAAGCTGAAAGCTGAGAAGAAGACGATGCCGATCAAGACATACCGACCGATCACACCAACGCTGCGCTTCAAGACCTCGCTGGTCAATGATGACCTGACGACGGACCGGCCGCACAAGCCGCTGCTCGTGGTCAAGCAGCGCACCGGTGGACGGCGCAATTCCGGCGACCTTACGATTCGCCATCACGGCGGCGGGCACAAGCAGAAGCTCCGCCTGATCGATTTCAAGCGCGACAAGTTCGGAATTCCGGGCCGGGTAGCGACGATTGAGTACGACCCCAACCGCTCCTCGCGCATTGCGCTTATCAGCTATGCCGATGGCGAAAAGCGCTACATCATCCAGCCGGTCGGCCTCAAGGTTGGCATGACGGTGGTGAGCGGGCCGGAGTCCGACATCCTGGTCGGCAACGCGCTGCCGCTGAAGAACATCCCCGCCGGCACCACGGTACACAACGTGGAGTTGCGTCCCGGCAAGGGCGCGCAGATGGTGCGCTCTGCAGGCGGATCGGCGCAGTTGGTCGCCAAGGAAGGCGATTATGCGCTGCTGAAGCTGCCTTCCGGTGAGACCCGCAAGGTGCTGGTGGAGTGCATGGCGACGGTGGGTCAGGTAGGGAATACCGACCATGAGAATGTGTCGATCGGCAAGGCCGGCCGCAATCGGTGGAAGGGAATCCGTCCCACCAACCGCGGCGTCACGATGAATCCGGTCGATCACCCGCACGGTGGTGGCGAGGGCAAGACCTCAGGTGGTCGTCATCCGGTTACCCCATGGGGACAGCCGACGAGGGGTTACAAGACGCGCAACAACAAGCGCACGGATACCTTCATCGTCAGCCGCGCTAAGAAGTAAGGTTCAGGGATACGGCGCGGGTTGCGCCAGAGGAAGAGCTGAAAGCTAGAAGCTGGAAGCCAGGAGCTATCGAGTTATGGCACGTTCTACAAAAAAGGGTCCCTTCATCGACGGGCACTTGATGGTCAAGATCGAAGTGATGAACCAGGCTAACGAGAAAAAGGTGTTTCGTACCTGGTCGCGGCGCTCGACCATCCACCCGGACATGGTGGGTCACACGATTGCGGTGCACAACGGCAGGAAGTTTGTTCCGGTGTACGTGACGGAGAACATGGTTGGGCACAAGCTGGGCGAGTTCGCTCCGACGCGCACCTTCAAGGGTCACTCGGCGAAGGCGGCTGAAACAACGGCGAAGCCGCGCTAATTTTCCGGCCGAATTTGAGCGAAGAGTTTTAGAGAAGGATTTGGGAAGGCAAGCCAATGCAATTGGACACTAGAGAATTCCGGGCTATAGCGCGCTTCCAGCGGGTATCGCCGCAGAAGGCACGCCTGGTGCTGGAGCTGATCAAGGGCCGCAGGGTGGAAGAGGCACTGCAGACGGTGGCATTCACCAAGAAGGGCGTCGCTCCGCTGGTGGAGAAGGTTCTGCGCTCGGCGCTGCAGAACGCCAACTACCTCAGCCAGGAACAAGGCCTGGATGTGGATGTCGACAACCTCTATGTGAAAACGGCCGTGGCCAACGACGGACCTCGCATGAAGCGGATCCGCCCTGCTCCGATGGGCCGCGCGTTCCGTTATCAGCGGCGTCTTTCGCACATTGAGATTTCGGTGGCAGAGCGCAAGCAGGGTGGGCTGGTGGAAACCGCCGAGCCTGCTGCGGAGACCACCAACAAGACTGGCAAGACTAAGGCAGCGACGAAGAAAGCCGCGGCAAAGAAGGCTCCGGCGAAGAAGGCCGCAGCCAAGAAGACAGCATCGAAGAGCGCAGCCAAAACTAAGAAAGCTGCGAAGTAGAGGAAGCTTATGGGACAGAAAGTCCATCCTTACGGATTTCGGCTCGGCGTCAACAAGCCGTGGAGGTCGCGCTGGTTTGTGGAGCGCGACTACGACAAGCTGCTCGTCGAGGACGTGCACCTGAAGCGCGAGCTGAAAGAAAAGCTCAAGGCTGCCGGCGTCAGTTCGGTGGAAGTGGAGCGCCCCGGAAACAAGCTGCGTCTGATCATTCGCACAGCGCGTCCCGGTATCGTGATCGGCAGAAAGGGTGCCGAGATCGAGAAGCTGAAGGGCGAGCTGCAGAAGCGTACAAACCGCGATGTGTTCATTGACATTCTGGAAGTGAACAAGCCGGAGCTGGATGCGCAGCTGGTAAGCGAGAACATTGCCCTGCAACTGGAGAAGCGCGTTGGCTTCCGCCGCGCTATGCGCAAGTCGGTAGACTCTGCGCTGCGCTTTGGCTGCAAGGGGATCAAGGTTCGCGTGTCCGGACGTCTGAACGGCAATGAAATCGCCCGCTCGGAATGGTATCTCCAGGGTCGCCTGCCGCTGCACACGCTGCGTGCGGACATCGATTACGGATTTTCCGAAGCGCATACCACCTACGGCATCATCGGCGTGAAGTGCTGGATCTACAAGGGCGATATCTATGAGCAAAAGCGTCGCCAGCCACAGCAGGTAGGTACTACCGCGTTTTAGCTGCTCGCCCGGCCTGGAACTTGAAGAAGACAGGGTGGGGAACTGGGCAGGAATGAGAATTATGCTGGCGGCCTAAAAGCCGCCAGCGAACGAGGATTTCGCTATGTTGATGCCAAAGAAGGTCAAGTTTCGCAAGCAGCAGCGCGGACGCATGAAGGGGAAAGCGTGGCGCGGGGCTGAGTTGTCGTTCGGTGACTTCGGCCTGAAGGTCATGGAGTGCGGATACATCACAGACCGGCAGATCGAGGCCAGCCGTGTTGCCATGACGCGCTTCATCAAGCGCGGCGGCAAGATCTGGCTGCGCCTGTTCCCGGATAAGCCGGTCACCAAGAAGCCCGCCGAAACCCGTATGGGTAAGGGCAAGGGCGCTCCGGATCACTGGGTTGCGGTCGTCCGTCCGGGCAAGGTGCTGTTTGAGATGGAAGGGGTTTCCGTGGAGATGGCGCAGGAAGCCATGCGCCTGGCCTCGCACAAGCTGCCTTTGAAGACGCGTTTTGTGCAGCGGCATGATGCCAAGGTAACGGTCGCAGCCAAGTAAGCGGATAGAAGCACCAGGCCGGGCCCAGGCTACGAACGTCCTGACTGCTGGAGAGATAAGGGAATGGAAATCGAGAAGATCAAAAATCTGAGTGACGGGGAGATCCAGCAGCAGGAGCGTCAGGCCGCTGAGCAGATTTTCCGCCTCCGCTTCCAGGCAAAACTGGGACAGACCGAGGGCGTCAAGAAGCTGCGCGAGTTGAGGACGGACATCGCTCGCCTGAAGACGATTGCGCGCGAGCGCGAACTGGGCTTGCATGGCGCGAGCCCGAAAACGACGGCCTCCCTGCCCGCAAAGGCGCAGAAGAAGACCACGAAGAAGACCAAGAAGGAGGCTCGCTAAACAATGAGCGAAGCCACGGTAACAAGCGCCCAGACAGGCGATTCGCAGTCACGCCGCAATGAGAAGGTCGGCAATGTGGTTTCGACCAAGATGCAGAAGACCATCGTGGTCGAGGTCGAGATGCGCAAGGCTCATCCCAAGTACAAGCGCGTGATGAAGACGAACAAGAAGTTCTACGCGCATGATGAGCAGAACTCCGCGCGGGTTGGCGATGTGGTTCGCATTCGCGAGACCCGTCCGCTGAGCAAGCTGAAGCGCTGGCAGTTGGAAGAGATTGTCCGCCGTTCTTCTCTGGCGCAGCTGGAAGAGACAGTTCCAACGGTCTAATCGGTGGCATGTGGGGTCCGGCATACGAGGCCGGACAGCTAAGGAGAATCAGCTATGGCAGTGCAAATGAGATCCATGCTCGAAGTGGCCGATAACAGCGGCGCCCGCAAGCTGCAGATGATTCTGCCTCTGGGCGGATCGAGCGGTAAAAAGGCGGGCCTGGGCGATGTGATCACCGCCGCGGTCAAGGAAGCTTCGCCGGATGGCCAGGTGAAGAAGGGCAAGGTTGTCAAGGCAGTTGTGGTGCGGACGCGCAAAGAGTATCGCCGGCGGGATGGGACTTACATCCGCTTCGATAGCAATGCGGCGGTTCTCATCAATGATGCCGGCGAGCCGGTCGGGACGCGCGTCTTCGGTCCAGTGGCCCGCGAGCTGCGCGAAAAGAAATTTCTGAAGATCGTTTCACTTGCGCCGGAAGTTCTGTAGGCCCGGAAGCAGGAGTTAAGGGAATCATATGGCGAGTTTGAACATACAGCGCAATGACACCGTCGAGGTCGTCACTGGAAGCGACAAGGGCAAGCGGGGCCGCGTTCTGCGCGTGCTGCCGGAGGCAAACCGCGTGCTGGTCGAGCACGTGCGCATGGTCAAGAAGAATGTCCGGCCAAATCCGCAGAAGAACATCAAGGGTGGGATCGCGGAGCAGGAAGCTCCGCTGCACATCTCCAATGTGATGCTCGTCTGCTCCAACTGCGGCCCCACACGGGTAGGCCACAAGTTTGAAGGCGATACCAAGGTGCGAGTCTGCAAGAAGTGCGGGCAGACGCTGGCGGGCAAGAAAAAGTAGCAGTGAAGACGCAAAGCATCACGCAACGGTAGACGGGGAAGCAGCCCAATCCGGGACCGTGAGAGAAGAGAGAATACGATGGCAGGAAAAGCAAGGTTACGAGAGAAGTTTCACCAGGAAATCAAGCCAGCTCTGCAGAAAGAGTTGGGGCTCTCGAATCCGATGGCAGTGCCGCGGATCGAAAAGATTGTCCTGAACATGGGCCTCGGCGAGGCCACGCAGAATGTGAAGCTGATGGATCCTCTGGTTGCGGATCTGGCGACGATTGCTGGACAGAAGCCGGTGACGACGCGCGCCAAGAAATCTATCGCTGCCTTCAAGGTTCGCGAGGGGATGCCGATCGGCGCGATGGTTACCCTGCGTCAGGATACGATGTACGAGTTCCTGGACAGGTTGATCTCCGTTGCGCTTCCGCGTGTTCGCGACTTCCGTGGTGTCTCGACCAAGAGTTTCGATGGGCGCGGCAACTACACGCTTGGCATGCGCGATCAGCTTATTTTTGCCGAGATCGACTACTCGAAGGTGGAGAAGTTGAAGGGCATGAACGTCACCATCGTGACGACGGCCAAAGATGACAACGAAGCGCGCGCGCTGCTGAAGGCGTTTGGCATGCCTTTCCGCCAGACGGCGTAAGGGATCGAGGAATAGAGGGGAAATGGCAACTACTGCAAAGAGAGTGAAAGACGCGCGTAAGCCGAAGTTCAAGTGCCGCAAGCACAATCGCTGCAAGCTGTGCGGACGTCCGCGCGCTTACCTGCGCAAGTTCGGCGTATGCCGCCTGTGCTTCCGGTCGCTTGCATTGCGGGGCGAGATTCCTGGCGTGGTCAAGTCCAGCTGGTAGCACTCGCATGGTGCTGTCGCCTGCCGATAGAGTGGATCGAGCAGTGCGTATCGAAATTTAGGATCCGTGCTGAACGCAAGTTGAGCACACAAACATTCCCGCAGGTTCTCTGAGATGCAGAGCGAACGGGGGATGAAGGAGATAGAATGAGTCTTACCGATCCTGTAGCAGATTTCCTGGCGCGTCTTCGCAATGCGATCCGTGCGCGTCACCAGAAGCTGGACGTCCCAGCCTCCAAGCTGAAGACGGAGATTGCCCGCATTCTGAAGGAAGAGGGTTACATCGCCAACTACAAGGCCGCCGAGGAAGATGGCCGCACCGTACTGCGCGTCTATCTGAAGTACGGTGCCAATAACGAAGCGGCGATCCGGGATCTGGCGCGTATCTCCCGGCCTGGTTGCCGGGTTTACGTTGGACGCGATGAAATCAAGCGCGTGCAGGGTGGCCTGGGCATCGCGATCCTGACGACTCCCCGTGGCGTAATGACGGGACGCCAGGCACGTCGCGAAGGTGTGGGCGGCGAGATTCTCTGCGAAGTCTGGTAATCGCTCCGCGCGATGGGCATAGCCTTCGAGGCTAGCTCTGGAGCGCGGGCAAAAGTTTACGAGTTGGCGCAGAAATTGCGCAGGCTGCAGTGGAACGTCGCTCCTGAGAGACAGGGGAGGCGGGACTCGCAAGCACAAAAGGGTTGGAATATGTCGCGTATTGGCAAGAAGCCGATTGTGTTACCTAAGGGAGTGAAGTATACGCTCCAGGGAAATACTGTTCTCGTCGAGGGTCCGAAGGGCAAGCTGGAAGCCCTGGTGCCGAAGGGTATCACGCTGGAAACGATCGATGGTGCTCTGCACGCGGTTCGCGAGAACGATTCGCAGGCGGCGTTGCATGGTCTGACTCGCGCGCTGGTGTTCAATGCGGTAGAAGGTGTCACCAAGGGCTGGACCAAGGAACTTGATATCGTCGGTATCGGCTATCGTGCCGAGCTGAAGGGTAAGGGAACCGTGGTATTTACCCTGGGCTACTCGCACCCCATTGAATTTCCCCTGCCGACCGGCATTGAAGTAACCATCGACCCCAAGCAGACTCACCTCACGGTGAGCGGGATCGACCGCCAGAAGGTGGGACAGGTTGCGGCGGATATGCGCTCGTTGCGCAAGCCGGATCCTTACAAGAACAAGGGCGTGCGTTACACCAACGAGAAGCTGAAGAAGAAGGTCGGCAAGACGGGCGCCAAGTAACAGGAAATAGGAATCAGCGGTGAGTGGCTCGCAGGAACCGGTCACCGCTGAGAACGATTTAAGAAACCGAACGGAGACCGCAGTGCGGCTCCGCTGATAGGAAAGAATATGATTCCGCAGAGACAGAGAAATGTAATCCGCCAGCGTGTTCATGCTCGCATTCGCGAGAGGATGGAAGGCACGACTGAGCGCCCGCGTCTGAACGTCTATCGTTCGCTGAACCACATCTATGCCCAGATCATTGATGACTCGCAGGGGGCAACGCTGGCTTCAGCCTCAACGCTGGCTGCCAAGCTGAAGACGGGTGGCAATGTAGCGGCCGCGAAGGAAATTGGCAAGCTGATCGCCGAGCGGGCGCAGGAGAAGGGCATCAAGAAGGTGGTTTTTGATCGCGGCGGATATCTGTATCACGGCCGTATCAAGGCGCTCGCAGATGCCGCGCGTGAAGCAGGGCTTGAGTTCTAAGATTTGAGTTCCGGGAGAGGCGCGGCTAGCTGGTGCCGTGCAGAAGGATCAGGAAGCGAATGGGAATGCTGAAGAAGAAACTCGATGCTGGTCAGTACAACCTGAAGGATCAGGTTGTGGCGATCAACCGCGTCACCAAGGTAGTGAAGGGCGGCAAGAACATGTCTTTCGCGGCGCTGGTGGTAGTGGGCGACGCATCTGCCGGAGTGGTGGGCTATGGTTCGGGCAAGGCTAAGGAAGTTCCCCAGGCAATCCGCAAGGGAATCGAGTCGGCCAAAAAGAATCTGGTCCGCATCAACCTGACAGAGACCACAATTCCTCACCAGGTACTGGGCCGCTATGGATCTGGCCATGTTCTGCTGAAGCCGGCGCCGGAAGGTACGGGCGTGATTGCCGGCGGAGCTGTCCGCGCAGTCATGACCTCGGCGGGTATCCAGAACGTCCTTACCAAGAGCCTGGGAACGGCCAACCCGCACAACGTCATCAAGGCAACTTTTGATGCGCTGGTGCAACTCCGCGACCGCCAGGAAGTGGCAGCAATGCGCGGCAAGAGCGTGCAGGAGCTATAACAATGGCAGAGAACCAGACAAAAGCGATGATTCGTATCGAGTATTTCCGGTCTCAGAACTCGACGCCGGAGAAGCACCGTAAGGTCGTAAA
This window of the Acidisarcina sp. genome carries:
- a CDS encoding type Z 30S ribosomal protein S14; this encodes MATTAKRVKDARKPKFKCRKHNRCKLCGRPRAYLRKFGVCRLCFRSLALRGEIPGVVKSSW
- the rpsQ gene encoding 30S ribosomal protein S17, whose translation is MSEATVTSAQTGDSQSRRNEKVGNVVSTKMQKTIVVEVEMRKAHPKYKRVMKTNKKFYAHDEQNSARVGDVVRIRETRPLSKLKRWQLEEIVRRSSLAQLEETVPTV
- the rpsC gene encoding 30S ribosomal protein S3, with protein sequence MGQKVHPYGFRLGVNKPWRSRWFVERDYDKLLVEDVHLKRELKEKLKAAGVSSVEVERPGNKLRLIIRTARPGIVIGRKGAEIEKLKGELQKRTNRDVFIDILEVNKPELDAQLVSENIALQLEKRVGFRRAMRKSVDSALRFGCKGIKVRVSGRLNGNEIARSEWYLQGRLPLHTLRADIDYGFSEAHTTYGIIGVKCWIYKGDIYEQKRRQPQQVGTTAF
- the rpsS gene encoding 30S ribosomal protein S19, which gives rise to MARSTKKGPFIDGHLMVKIEVMNQANEKKVFRTWSRRSTIHPDMVGHTIAVHNGRKFVPVYVTENMVGHKLGEFAPTRTFKGHSAKAAETTAKPR
- the rplN gene encoding 50S ribosomal protein L14, with the translated sequence MAVQMRSMLEVADNSGARKLQMILPLGGSSGKKAGLGDVITAAVKEASPDGQVKKGKVVKAVVVRTRKEYRRRDGTYIRFDSNAAVLINDAGEPVGTRVFGPVARELREKKFLKIVSLAPEVL
- the rplF gene encoding 50S ribosomal protein L6 → MSRIGKKPIVLPKGVKYTLQGNTVLVEGPKGKLEALVPKGITLETIDGALHAVRENDSQAALHGLTRALVFNAVEGVTKGWTKELDIVGIGYRAELKGKGTVVFTLGYSHPIEFPLPTGIEVTIDPKQTHLTVSGIDRQKVGQVAADMRSLRKPDPYKNKGVRYTNEKLKKKVGKTGAK
- the rpsE gene encoding 30S ribosomal protein S5, encoding MLKKKLDAGQYNLKDQVVAINRVTKVVKGGKNMSFAALVVVGDASAGVVGYGSGKAKEVPQAIRKGIESAKKNLVRINLTETTIPHQVLGRYGSGHVLLKPAPEGTGVIAGGAVRAVMTSAGIQNVLTKSLGTANPHNVIKATFDALVQLRDRQEVAAMRGKSVQEL
- the rplB gene encoding 50S ribosomal protein L2, encoding MPIKTYRPITPTLRFKTSLVNDDLTTDRPHKPLLVVKQRTGGRRNSGDLTIRHHGGGHKQKLRLIDFKRDKFGIPGRVATIEYDPNRSSRIALISYADGEKRYIIQPVGLKVGMTVVSGPESDILVGNALPLKNIPAGTTVHNVELRPGKGAQMVRSAGGSAQLVAKEGDYALLKLPSGETRKVLVECMATVGQVGNTDHENVSIGKAGRNRWKGIRPTNRGVTMNPVDHPHGGGEGKTSGGRHPVTPWGQPTRGYKTRNNKRTDTFIVSRAKK
- the rpsH gene encoding 30S ribosomal protein S8, with protein sequence MSLTDPVADFLARLRNAIRARHQKLDVPASKLKTEIARILKEEGYIANYKAAEEDGRTVLRVYLKYGANNEAAIRDLARISRPGCRVYVGRDEIKRVQGGLGIAILTTPRGVMTGRQARREGVGGEILCEVW
- the rplP gene encoding 50S ribosomal protein L16 yields the protein MLMPKKVKFRKQQRGRMKGKAWRGAELSFGDFGLKVMECGYITDRQIEASRVAMTRFIKRGGKIWLRLFPDKPVTKKPAETRMGKGKGAPDHWVAVVRPGKVLFEMEGVSVEMAQEAMRLASHKLPLKTRFVQRHDAKVTVAAK
- the rplV gene encoding 50S ribosomal protein L22, with product MQLDTREFRAIARFQRVSPQKARLVLELIKGRRVEEALQTVAFTKKGVAPLVEKVLRSALQNANYLSQEQGLDVDVDNLYVKTAVANDGPRMKRIRPAPMGRAFRYQRRLSHIEISVAERKQGGLVETAEPAAETTNKTGKTKAATKKAAAKKAPAKKAAAKKTASKSAAKTKKAAK
- the rplX gene encoding 50S ribosomal protein L24, with translation MASLNIQRNDTVEVVTGSDKGKRGRVLRVLPEANRVLVEHVRMVKKNVRPNPQKNIKGGIAEQEAPLHISNVMLVCSNCGPTRVGHKFEGDTKVRVCKKCGQTLAGKKK
- the rplR gene encoding 50S ribosomal protein L18 gives rise to the protein MIPQRQRNVIRQRVHARIRERMEGTTERPRLNVYRSLNHIYAQIIDDSQGATLASASTLAAKLKTGGNVAAAKEIGKLIAERAQEKGIKKVVFDRGGYLYHGRIKALADAAREAGLEF
- the rpmC gene encoding 50S ribosomal protein L29, producing MEIEKIKNLSDGEIQQQERQAAEQIFRLRFQAKLGQTEGVKKLRELRTDIARLKTIARERELGLHGASPKTTASLPAKAQKKTTKKTKKEAR
- the rplE gene encoding 50S ribosomal protein L5, translating into MAGKARLREKFHQEIKPALQKELGLSNPMAVPRIEKIVLNMGLGEATQNVKLMDPLVADLATIAGQKPVTTRAKKSIAAFKVREGMPIGAMVTLRQDTMYEFLDRLISVALPRVRDFRGVSTKSFDGRGNYTLGMRDQLIFAEIDYSKVEKLKGMNVTIVTTAKDDNEARALLKAFGMPFRQTA